The Cyprinus carpio isolate SPL01 chromosome A9, ASM1834038v1, whole genome shotgun sequence genome window below encodes:
- the si:ch211-67e16.11 gene encoding uncharacterized protein si:ch211-67e16.11 — protein MKLQCVSLLICALLVGECCGSRLDRWVRTGLQYLQLNLCRRVSLPESECKKLSQLHLSGVVVYVTESGSGKVLTILPDSYSSGALQSKQSGFTVDASADDDSRTNEELYPGASTHDAVLLLDPSPGESFGHPVALFYVDFNITKKKCAHMDGIYLGEECLMIAVKTQCQNQLKRRRSRSDRMASRARARRSTMDRTGRVEQSSGLCEIHFLPLVVGVKDSNRTQRLRCVDHPDFARCPQPLPLTSPSTPISSCELNKNTRRCHQQRLATHLSCRLYQTCDHAVLLSGGWQEQITYQQHAKNLQLLYQMLRNNGFHKDHIKTFFAGNGQVAAKETEGMYPATEKEVIRNHISYICRKQHCVDSLVLYLNSPTRNDGTMLLWDRNNNGIADLKERYSVGELLADLAGCRASRVLLFVEQSYSGVLSKRLMGSLKHVNVVLLNGLPSVHTAEFWASLHPSECLIDHLSKSSGMPHLADAALGLLNVTLAGAPCNSTPPLTEAEMRKEYMGCQNLPTALWYQKRPKTDNSWN, from the exons ATGAAGCTCCAGTGCGTTTCTCTTCTCATTTGTGCTTTACTCGTTGGCGAGTGCTGCGGGTCTCGTCTGGACCGCTGGGTCCGAACTGGACTTCAGTACCTGCAGCTCAACCTGTGCCGGAGGGTCTCCTTACCGGAGAGCGAGTGCAAGAAGCTGTCCCAACTGCACCTGAGCGGGGTGGTCGTGTACGTGACCGAGTCCGGCTCGGGGAAAGTGCTGACGATCCTGCCGGACTCATACTCGAGCGGTGCGCTGCAGTCCAAGCAGAGCGGCTTCACTGTGGACGCGAGCGCGGATGATGACAGCAGGACGAACGAAGAGCTGTACCCGGGCGCGAGCACGCACGACGCCGTGCTGCTGCTGGACCCCAGTCCCGGCGAGAGCTTCGGACACCCGGTGGCTCTGTTCTATGTAGACTTCAACATAACCAAGAAGAAATGTGCTCATATGGACGGCATTTATCTGG GGGAGGAGTGCTTGATGATTGCTGTGAAGACACAATGCCAGAACCAGCTGAAGCGGAGAAGGAGTCGCAGCGACCGTATGGCGAGCCGGGCGAGGGCCCGCAGGAGTACGATGGACAGGACCGGCCGAGTGGAGCAAAGCAGCGGCCTCTGTGAGATTCACTTTCTCCCCCTGGTTGTGGGAGTGAAAGATAGCAACCGAACCCAACGCCTACGTTGTGTAG ATCACCCAGACTTTGCCAGATGCCCGCAGCCTTTGCCACTGACCAGCCCCAGCACGCCCATCTCCAGCTGTGAGCTCAATAAAAACACCCGCCGGTGCCATCAGCAACGCCTGGCCACACACCTGTCCTGCCGCCTTTACCAAACCTGTGATCATGCTGTTCTCCTGTCAG GTGGCTGGCAGGAGCAGATAACATACCAACAACATGCGAAGAACCTGCAGCTCCTCTACCAGATGTTAAGGAACAACGGTTTCCATAAGGACCACATAAAGACATTCTTTGCTGGGAATGGACAGGTAGCAG CTAAAGAGACAGAGGGAATGTATCCAGCCACAGAGAAAGAGGTGATCAGGAATCACATTTCCTACATCTGCCGTAAGCAGCACTGTGTGGATTCTCTTGTTCTGTACCTGAACAGCCCCACACGCAATGACGGCACCATGCTGCTCTGGGACCGCAATAACAACGgcatt gcaGATCTGAAGGAGCGTTACTCTGTGGGTGAACTGCTAGCGGATCTGGCCGGGTGCAGGGCCAGTCGGGTGCTGCTCTTTGTGGAGCAGAGCTACAGTGGAGTCCTCAGCAAGAGACTGATGGGATCTCTCAAACACGTCAATGTCGTACTGCTGAACGGCTTGCCCTCGGTGCACACAGCTGAGTTCTGGGCCTCTCTGCACCCATCCGAGTGCCTCATAGACCACCTCAGTAAG AGTTCTGGGATGCCCCACCTGGCTGATGCTGCTCTGGGATTGCTGAACGTGACTCTGGCTGGTGCTCCGTGTAACTCCACCCCTCCTCTCACCGAAGCCGAAATGAGGAAAGAGTACATGGGCTGCCAGAACCTCCCCACAGCTCTGTGGTACCAAAAACGGCCCAAGACTGACAATAGCTGGAACTGA